A window from Solanum stenotomum isolate F172 chromosome 5, ASM1918654v1, whole genome shotgun sequence encodes these proteins:
- the LOC125865523 gene encoding subtilisin-like protease SBT3.8, with protein sequence MAVYCSGADILAGVDDAIKDGVDIISASIGDIFINIAEVNEESVLGIGSYHAVSHGISVIAAGGNSGPDSNTISNTAPWVITVAASNSDRQIVTPLTLGNNNTILGDGLFREQIFGPLITFHNITKGEQVKFIANEVKGKVLLVFFQQADDILASLINLKTSGVLAIIVSIPPFDEITDYNQLFGIPIPNVYVDLEQGNQIYDYFQRSKSNNQDPMIKLGRSEILEGQEVVLKVPKFSSRGPNAFAPEILKPDIAAPGVNILAAVRPQKGDHGFQLMSGTSMAAPHVSGIVALLKVAHPDWSPAAIKSALVTTAWNEDTYRSEIYSEGAGDKIADPFDFGGGICNPNGATDPGLVYDMDKNDYLNYLCSLGYSNDKMQNATTLFSKTKNSTSSGIICPNKVPSRLDLNLPSISIPNLKNSVTIKRIVTNVGNVNAIYKVVIKPPRNTVVKVSPHIVKFNSKTKKISFEVKITSTHQRMSKFTFGSLAWNDGKHFVRIPIAVRKQVDV encoded by the exons ATGGCAGTTTATTGTAGTGGTGCTGATATTCTTGCTGGTGTTGATGATGCTATAAAAGATGGAGTTGACATAATATCAGCATCTATTGgtgatatttttataaacattGCTGAAGTTAATGAAGAAAGTGTTTTGGGGATTGGATCTTATCATGCAGTATCTCATGGCATATCTGTCATTGCTGCTGGTGGAAATAGTGGACCTGACTCTAACACAATTAGTAATACTGCTCCATGGGTTATAACTGTTGCTGCTAGCAATTCCGATAGACAAATTGTCACTCCTTTAACACTTGGAAACAACAACACAATACTA GGTGATGGACTTTTTAGGGAGCAAATCTTTGGTCCTTTGATAacttttcataatataacaaa GGGTGAACAAGTTAAATTTATTGCTAATGAAGTGAAAGGAAAAGTTCTATTGGTTTTCTTTCAACAAGCAGATGATATACTTGCGTCTTTGATAAATCTAAAGACTAGTGGGGTTTTGGCTATCATTGTTTCTATTCCCCCTTTTGATGAAATTACTGACTACAATCAGCTTTTTGGTATCCCTATACCAAATGTTTATGTTGATTTGGAGCAAGGAAATCAAATATATGACTATTTTCAACGATCTAAATCAAA TAACCAGGATCCTATGATTAAATTGGGTCGATCTGAAATACTTGAGGGCCAAGAAGTAGTCCTAAAAGTGCCTAAGTTCTCATCCAGAGGCCCAAATGCCTTTGCCCCAGAAATTTTGAAG CCCGATATTGCAGCTCCTGGTGTAAATATACTTGCCGCGGTTCGTCCTCAAAAAGGAGACCATGGATTCCAACTCATGTCAGGAACATCCATGGCAGCTCCTCATGTTTCAGGAATTGTTGCACTCCTTAAAGTTGCACATCCTGATTGGTCTCCTGCTGCTATCAAATCCGCACTCGTAACTACAG CATGGAATGAGGACACATATAGATCTGAAATATATTCAGAAGGAGCAGGAGATAAAATTGCTGATCCATTTGATTTTGGAGGTGGAATTTGTAATCCAAATGGAGCAACAGATCCTGGATTAGTTTATGATAtggataaaaatgattatttgaattatctttgtAGTTTAGGATATAGTAATGATAAGATGCAAAATGCAACTACACTTttttccaaaactaaaaattcaactTCATCAGGCATTATATGTCCTAATAAAGTACCATCTAGGTTGGATTTAAATCTCCCTTCAATATCTATTCCAAATCTTAAAAATTCAGTTACTATCAAAAGAATTGTTACGAATGTTGGAAATGTCAACGCGATATACAAAGTAGTGATTAAACCTCCGAGAAATACTGTAGTTAAAGTAAGTCCACATATTGTGAAGTTCAATtcgaaaacaaagaaaatttcatTTGAGGTAAAAATCACATCTACTCATCAAAGAATGAGTAAATTTACCTTTGGAAGTTTGGCATGGAATGATGGAAAGCATTTTGTTAGAATTCCTATTGCTGTGAGGAAACAAGTAGATGTCTAA
- the LOC125865524 gene encoding subtilisin-like protease SBT3.9 → MMMYSYRHGFSGFAAKLTNSQAKQIGELPDVVRVIKNPLYTTHTSRSWDFLGLSRNSPNNLLNKTNQGDGMIIGVLDSGISGESEAFNDNGMGPIPSRWKGICKSEANFNATIHCNKKIIGARWYIKGFMEEKGLSQSIIDKTYNLSAVDASGHGSHCASTAAGSYVNNLQYYGLNMGTIRGGAPLARLAIYKALL, encoded by the exons ATGATGATGTATAGTTATAGACATGGTTTTTCTGGATTTGCTGCTAAGCTCACTAATTCTCAAGCCAAACAAATTGGAG AATTACCTGACGTGGTTCGAGTTATAAAAAATCCTCTTTATACGACTCATACGTCAAGGAGTTGGGATTTTTTGGGTCTTTCTAGAAATTCTCCCAACAATCTTCTCAACAAAACAAATCAGGGTGATGGAATGATTATTGGCGTTTTAGATTCag GTATATCAGGAGAATCGGAAGCTTTTAATGATAATGGGATGGGTCCAATTCCATCTCGATGGAAAGGAATTTGTAAATCTGAAGCAAATTTCAATGCCACAATACAttgtaacaaaaaaataattggtgCTCGTTGGTACATAAAAGGATTTATGGAAGAAAAGGGACTAAGTCAAAGTATTATTGATAAAACTTATAATTTATCAGCAGTAGATGCAAGTGGACATGGTTCTCATTGTGCTTCTACAGCTGCTGGTTCTTATgttaataatttacaatactATGGTCTTAACATGGGAACAATAAGAGGAGGAGCACCACTTGCACGATTAGCTATTTATAAGGCATTATTATAG